One genomic region from Balaenoptera musculus isolate JJ_BM4_2016_0621 chromosome X, mBalMus1.pri.v3, whole genome shotgun sequence encodes:
- the RP2 gene encoding protein XRP2 isoform X1, giving the protein MGCFFSKRRKAEKESQPEGEEERPKQYSWDQREKVDPKDYMFSGLKDETVGRLPGKVAGQQFLIQDCENCNIYIFDHSATVTIDDCTNCVIFLGPVKGSVFFRNCRDCKSALACQQFRVRDCRKLEVFLCCATQPIIESSTNIKFGCFQWYYPELAFQFKDAGLSIFNNTWSNIHDFTPVSGELNWSLLPEDAVIQDHVPLPTTEELKAVRLSTEASRSIVPVSRGQRQKNSDESCLVVLFAGDYTIANARKLIDELVGKGFFLVQTKEVSMKAEDAQRVFQEKAPDFLPLLNKGPVIALEFNGDGAVEGCQLIVNEIFSGTQMFVSESKDAASGDVDSFYNFADIQMGK; this is encoded by the exons GTTGATCCAAAAGACTACATGTTCAGTGGACTGAAGGATGAAACAGTAGGTCGCTTGCCTGGGAAAGTGGCAGGACAACAGTTTCTCATTCAAGACTGTGAGAACTGTAACATCTATATTTTTGATCACTCTGCTACAGTTACTATTGATGACTGTACTAACTGTGTCATTTTTCTGGGACCGGTGAAAGGCAGTGTGTTTTTCCGGAATTGCAGAGATTGCAAGAGCGCACTAGCCTGCCAACAGTTTCGTGTGCGGGATTGTAGAAAGCTGGAAGTCTTTTTGTGCTGTGCCACTCAGCCCATTATTGAGTCTTCCACGAATATCAAGTTTGGCTGTTTTCAGTGGTACTACCCTGAATTAGCTTTCCAGTTCAAAGATGCAGGGCTCAGTATCTTCAATAATACCTGGAGTAACATTCATGACTTTACACCTGTGTCAGGAGAACTCAATTGGAGCCTTCTTCCAGAAGATGCTGTCATTCAGGACCATGTTCCTCTACCTACCACCGAAGAGCTCAAAGCTGTCCGCCTTTCCACAGAAGCCAGTAGAAGTATCGTTCCAGTGTCCCGGGgtcagagacagaagaacagtGATGAGTCATGCTTAGTGGTATTATTTGCTGGTGATTATACTATCGCAAATGCCAGGAAACTAATTGATGAg CTGGTTGGTAAAGGCTTTTTCCTGGTTCAGACAAAGGAGGTGTCAATGAAAGCTGAAGATGCTCAAAGGGTTTTTCAGGAAAAAGCACCtgacttccttcctcttctgaacAAAG GTCCTGTTATTGCCTTGGAGTTCAATGGAGATGGCGCTGTAGAAGGATGTCAACTTATTGTCAACGAGATATTCAGTGGGACCCAG ATGTTTGTATCAGAAAGCAAGGATGCGGCATCTGGAGATGTAGACAGCTTCTACAACTTTGCTGATatacaaatgggaaaatga
- the RP2 gene encoding protein XRP2 isoform X2 — protein MFSGLKDETVGRLPGKVAGQQFLIQDCENCNIYIFDHSATVTIDDCTNCVIFLGPVKGSVFFRNCRDCKSALACQQFRVRDCRKLEVFLCCATQPIIESSTNIKFGCFQWYYPELAFQFKDAGLSIFNNTWSNIHDFTPVSGELNWSLLPEDAVIQDHVPLPTTEELKAVRLSTEASRSIVPVSRGQRQKNSDESCLVVLFAGDYTIANARKLIDELVGKGFFLVQTKEVSMKAEDAQRVFQEKAPDFLPLLNKGPVIALEFNGDGAVEGCQLIVNEIFSGTQMFVSESKDAASGDVDSFYNFADIQMGK, from the exons ATGTTCAGTGGACTGAAGGATGAAACAGTAGGTCGCTTGCCTGGGAAAGTGGCAGGACAACAGTTTCTCATTCAAGACTGTGAGAACTGTAACATCTATATTTTTGATCACTCTGCTACAGTTACTATTGATGACTGTACTAACTGTGTCATTTTTCTGGGACCGGTGAAAGGCAGTGTGTTTTTCCGGAATTGCAGAGATTGCAAGAGCGCACTAGCCTGCCAACAGTTTCGTGTGCGGGATTGTAGAAAGCTGGAAGTCTTTTTGTGCTGTGCCACTCAGCCCATTATTGAGTCTTCCACGAATATCAAGTTTGGCTGTTTTCAGTGGTACTACCCTGAATTAGCTTTCCAGTTCAAAGATGCAGGGCTCAGTATCTTCAATAATACCTGGAGTAACATTCATGACTTTACACCTGTGTCAGGAGAACTCAATTGGAGCCTTCTTCCAGAAGATGCTGTCATTCAGGACCATGTTCCTCTACCTACCACCGAAGAGCTCAAAGCTGTCCGCCTTTCCACAGAAGCCAGTAGAAGTATCGTTCCAGTGTCCCGGGgtcagagacagaagaacagtGATGAGTCATGCTTAGTGGTATTATTTGCTGGTGATTATACTATCGCAAATGCCAGGAAACTAATTGATGAg CTGGTTGGTAAAGGCTTTTTCCTGGTTCAGACAAAGGAGGTGTCAATGAAAGCTGAAGATGCTCAAAGGGTTTTTCAGGAAAAAGCACCtgacttccttcctcttctgaacAAAG GTCCTGTTATTGCCTTGGAGTTCAATGGAGATGGCGCTGTAGAAGGATGTCAACTTATTGTCAACGAGATATTCAGTGGGACCCAG ATGTTTGTATCAGAAAGCAAGGATGCGGCATCTGGAGATGTAGACAGCTTCTACAACTTTGCTGATatacaaatgggaaaatga